CAAGCCTCTGGGGGAAAGCTGAAGATTTGCACCGCTAATGATTCGGTGAAAGATGTTCTCGAAACCTGTGGTTTTGACAGCCTGATAGCGCTTTACCCAACCGAAGCTGAAGCAATCACAAGCTTTTAAGGAATTTGTCCTTGAGAAATCAGCTCTCTACCTGACTGCACGGTAAAGACAGCGGGATCGGTGTCTTTCA
This portion of the Synechococcales cyanobacterium T60_A2020_003 genome encodes:
- a CDS encoding STAS domain-containing protein gives rise to the protein MLVNLEKLDFITSAGLRVLLLASKLLQASGGKLKICTANDSVKDVLETCGFDSLIALYPTEAEAITSF